A stretch of the Methanobacterium veterum genome encodes the following:
- a CDS encoding P-II family nitrogen regulator — translation MKKILAIIRPDKLEAVKNALEEIGCHGMTVRDVKGRGRQLGVTENYRGRDYRIDLLPKTEIEIVTRETDVEGIVQTIIETAKTGDIGDGKIFISSVEEVIRIRTGERGDKAI, via the coding sequence ATGAAAAAGATACTAGCCATCATAAGACCTGATAAACTGGAAGCTGTGAAAAATGCTCTTGAGGAGATTGGATGTCATGGGATGACTGTAAGGGACGTAAAAGGTCGTGGCCGACAGCTTGGAGTTACAGAAAACTACAGAGGTCGGGATTACAGAATAGATCTTCTCCCAAAGACTGAAATTGAAATAGTCACTCGAGAAACAGACGTTGAAGGTATAGTCCAGACTATAATAGAAACAGCTAAAACTGGAGATATTGGAGACGGAAAAATATTCATATCATCAGTTGAAGAGGTTATAAGAATCAGAACTGGAGAAAGAGGAGACAAAGCAATTTAG
- a CDS encoding ammonium transporter, with protein MVLDSGDTAWMLVSTALVMLMTVPGVALFYGGMSKRENVLNTIFMSLIAFAITSVIWILYAFPLAFNASVDPWGLIGAPANLLFSGIGVDDLAALAPTIPTTVYAAFQMTFAAITVALISGAVVGRMKASSWIVFSVIWVSLIYVPIAHWVWGGGFLAQLGALDFAGGTVVHINSGVAGLALALLLGKRKDIALLPHHLGYSVIGAALLWFGWFGFNAGSALTAGGLAGSAFLATNTATAAAMISWVAIDIIKTGKPTILGAVSGAVAGLVAITPAAGFVTVDAAIVIGLITSVFSYFAVSWLKPRLGYDDALDVFGIHGISGTWGAIATGLFAAPFVNSLGTGVFYGNPGQLLTQIIAIVIVAAYSFIGTLIIGKLIDITMGLRVDEKTEIEGLDTNLHEESGYRI; from the coding sequence ATGGTTCTTGATAGTGGAGATACAGCATGGATGCTCGTATCCACAGCTTTAGTAATGCTCATGACCGTTCCAGGTGTAGCATTATTCTATGGTGGTATGTCTAAACGAGAAAACGTTTTAAATACCATATTTATGTCACTTATAGCTTTTGCAATTACAAGCGTAATATGGATTTTATACGCATTCCCACTCGCATTTAATGCTAGTGTGGATCCATGGGGATTAATTGGTGCTCCAGCAAATCTCCTGTTCAGCGGAATAGGTGTAGATGATCTTGCAGCACTCGCACCAACCATACCTACAACAGTTTACGCAGCTTTCCAGATGACATTTGCTGCAATTACAGTGGCACTTATATCAGGTGCTGTTGTTGGAAGAATGAAAGCATCATCATGGATAGTATTCTCAGTAATCTGGGTATCATTAATATACGTCCCAATTGCCCACTGGGTATGGGGTGGAGGATTCCTTGCACAGCTAGGTGCTCTTGACTTTGCAGGAGGTACAGTTGTACACATAAATTCAGGGGTTGCTGGTTTAGCTTTAGCACTTCTCCTCGGAAAAAGAAAAGACATCGCATTACTACCACACCACTTAGGTTACTCCGTAATTGGTGCCGCACTTCTCTGGTTCGGCTGGTTCGGATTTAACGCAGGATCAGCATTAACAGCAGGCGGTCTGGCAGGATCTGCATTCCTCGCAACCAACACTGCTACTGCAGCAGCAATGATCTCATGGGTAGCAATAGACATAATTAAAACAGGAAAACCAACCATTCTCGGTGCTGTTTCCGGTGCTGTAGCTGGTTTAGTAGCTATAACTCCAGCAGCAGGTTTTGTAACAGTAGACGCTGCAATAGTTATCGGACTTATAACTTCAGTATTCTCATACTTCGCAGTATCCTGGTTAAAACCACGCCTCGGCTACGACGATGCTTTAGACGTATTTGGTATACACGGTATTTCTGGTACATGGGGAGCTATTGCAACAGGATTATTCGCAGCACCATTCGTAAATTCATTAGGAACTGGTGTTTTCTACGGAAATCCAGGACAGTTACTTACTCAGATAATAGCAATAGTTATAGTAGCAGCCTACTCATTCATAGGTACATTAATCATAGGTAAATTAATAGACATAACTATGGGTCTAAGAGTAGACGAAAAAACAGAAATTGAAGGCCTTGATACCAACTTACACGAAGAATCTGGTTACAGGATATAA
- the hisC gene encoding histidinol-phosphate transaminase, which translates to MVKVKETVKKLDPYVPGKSIPEIAQKYNLDPETIIKLGSNENPLGPSEKSMEAIKESLQLISQYPETNLEPLKEKLALYSGVDSSNIIIGGDGADEILDVLGKTLIEPGDEFIVPLPSYMYYEFTLKIHGGVPVYARWDMEKNELDVDSIIAALSEKTKIIFLCTPNNPSGTLIDKRDIKRVLESTDALVVADEAYFEFSEVNNVDLIKDYDNLLLLRTFSKVFGLSGMRIGYAISNPEFIEYMHRVKPVFSLTKLSYEAASAVLDDKEYIQESIEIGIQSREFLYENMSKFDKLDVYPSKSNYLLVGVKETGMTSSEFAEELLKRGVIVRDCASFKGLDEYWVRVSVGTMEEDARFIEILADLIG; encoded by the coding sequence ATGGTTAAAGTAAAAGAAACTGTAAAAAAACTTGATCCTTACGTTCCGGGAAAATCAATCCCAGAAATAGCACAGAAATATAATCTTGATCCTGAAACAATCATAAAGCTTGGATCAAACGAAAATCCACTTGGCCCTTCTGAAAAATCAATGGAAGCGATAAAAGAGAGTCTCCAGTTAATAAGTCAGTATCCTGAAACAAATTTGGAACCACTAAAGGAAAAACTAGCTTTATACTCTGGAGTGGACAGTTCTAACATAATAATAGGTGGAGATGGGGCAGATGAAATCCTGGATGTGCTCGGGAAAACATTAATAGAACCAGGCGACGAATTTATAGTCCCACTACCTTCATATATGTACTATGAATTTACTTTAAAGATTCACGGAGGAGTTCCAGTATATGCCCGATGGGACATGGAAAAAAACGAACTTGATGTGGATTCAATAATAGCAGCTTTATCTGAAAAAACAAAAATAATCTTTTTATGTACTCCAAATAATCCTTCAGGGACATTAATAGATAAAAGAGATATTAAGAGAGTACTTGAAAGTACAGATGCGCTTGTGGTTGCAGATGAGGCATATTTTGAGTTTTCAGAAGTTAACAATGTTGATCTAATAAAAGATTATGATAATTTGCTTCTGCTCAGGACATTCTCTAAAGTCTTTGGACTTTCTGGAATGAGGATAGGTTATGCAATCTCAAATCCGGAATTTATAGAATACATGCACAGGGTAAAACCAGTATTCAGCCTTACAAAGCTTTCCTATGAGGCAGCATCGGCAGTGCTGGATGATAAGGAGTACATACAAGAATCCATAGAAATTGGAATCCAAAGCAGAGAATTTTTATATGAAAACATGTCTAAATTTGATAAACTTGATGTTTACCCTTCAAAATCAAATTATCTGCTTGTAGGTGTTAAAGAAACTGGAATGACCTCCAGTGAATTTGCAGAAGAGCTCTTAAAAAGAGGAGTCATTGTAAGAGACTGTGCTTCGTTTAAAGGACTGGATGAGTACTGGGTAAGGGTAAGTGTCGGGACAATGGAAGAAGATGCCCGATTTATTGAAATACTTGCAGATTTAATTGGGTAA
- a CDS encoding MBL fold metallo-hydrolase: MYEEIIPNLYMIKTGKPSCTSYLILGTKLNILIDSGINQNYGILKKDLKEIGTNIRDLNLVINTHEHVDHFGANRYLQNKVPIITHRYAATKIISADDEVLLCRAYGHNPKGYHVHFWLENMNVIDLGDWFLKIFHTPGHTSGSICIYEPRKKILISGDTVFAQGTISDISSSGSYGEYINSLARLNTMKIDLLLPGHGAISKNVEKDIKKAIDNAKMKHEEFLRKKHTL, encoded by the coding sequence ATGTACGAGGAAATAATACCCAATCTGTACATGATTAAGACAGGCAAACCTAGTTGCACATCCTATCTAATTTTAGGAACTAAACTAAACATTTTGATTGATTCTGGTATAAATCAAAATTATGGAATCCTAAAGAAAGATTTAAAAGAAATAGGGACTAACATAAGGGATTTAAATCTGGTTATAAATACCCATGAACACGTGGATCACTTTGGAGCTAACAGGTACCTCCAGAACAAAGTACCAATTATAACCCACCGTTATGCAGCCACCAAAATTATATCAGCAGACGATGAAGTGCTGCTTTGCCGCGCTTATGGACATAACCCTAAAGGATATCACGTACATTTCTGGTTAGAAAACATGAATGTGATAGATCTGGGAGATTGGTTTTTAAAAATATTTCATACTCCAGGACATACCTCAGGATCTATTTGTATCTATGAACCACGTAAAAAAATCTTAATATCAGGAGACACAGTATTTGCCCAAGGTACTATCTCAGATATATCTAGCTCCGGAAGCTATGGGGAATATATTAACTCACTGGCCAGATTAAATACCATGAAAATTGATTTGTTGTTACCAGGACATGGTGCCATATCTAAAAATGTAGAAAAAGACATTAAAAAAGCCATAGATAACGCTAAAATGAAACATGAAGAATTTCTAAGGAAAAAACATACCCTTTAA
- the pdxS gene encoding pyridoxal 5'-phosphate synthase lyase subunit PdxS, which yields MLHGTEVLKKGFAKMTKGGVIMDVVNAEQAEIAENAGAVAVMALEKVPADIRAAGGVARMADPSKVIEIMDAVSIPVMAKVRIGHFVEAQVLESLGVDMIDESEVLTPADEKYHVDKKKFTIPFVCGARNLGEALRRIDEGAAMIRTKGEAGTGNVVEAVRHMRMIQGTIREIRNKTEEELWGIARELEAPYELVKQTAELGKLPVVNFAAGGVATPADAALMMQLGADGVFVGSGIFKSENPELVAKAVTEATANYEDAEVIAKVSRGLGKAMPGLEISQIPEEERLQSRGW from the coding sequence ATGTTACATGGAACAGAAGTTTTAAAGAAAGGATTTGCAAAAATGACCAAAGGCGGAGTCATAATGGACGTCGTAAACGCTGAACAGGCAGAAATAGCAGAAAATGCAGGTGCAGTAGCAGTAATGGCTCTAGAAAAAGTCCCAGCTGATATAAGGGCTGCAGGCGGAGTTGCCAGAATGGCAGATCCTTCAAAGGTTATTGAAATAATGGACGCAGTTTCAATACCAGTTATGGCAAAAGTTAGAATAGGCCACTTTGTTGAAGCACAGGTATTAGAATCCCTTGGTGTTGATATGATTGATGAAAGTGAAGTTCTAACACCTGCTGATGAAAAATATCATGTTGATAAAAAGAAATTTACAATTCCTTTTGTCTGCGGGGCAAGAAACCTTGGCGAAGCACTAAGGAGAATAGATGAAGGGGCCGCTATGATAAGGACAAAAGGTGAAGCAGGTACAGGTAACGTGGTTGAAGCTGTAAGACACATGAGAATGATACAGGGAACCATAAGGGAAATCAGAAACAAAACTGAAGAAGAACTATGGGGAATTGCAAGAGAACTTGAAGCTCCATACGAGCTTGTAAAACAGACAGCTGAACTTGGAAAATTACCAGTTGTAAACTTCGCAGCTGGGGGGGTTGCAACACCTGCAGACGCTGCACTTATGATGCAGCTTGGAGCAGACGGTGTTTTCGTTGGATCTGGAATATTTAAATCAGAAAATCCAGAATTAGTTGCAAAAGCAGTTACTGAAGCAACAGCCAATTATGAAGACGCTGAAGTCATAGCTAAAGTTTCAAGAGGGCTTGGAAAAGCTATGCCCGGTCTTGAAATAAGCCAAATTCCAGAAGAAGAAAGGCTCCAGTCAAGAGGATGGTAA
- a CDS encoding PRC-barrel domain-containing protein, whose amino-acid sequence MKIADELKGKEVIDAAGNKVGEISDAEWSPQTNRVESLIVTEGGASAKLGMGKKIEIPYSEIKTIGEKVLLNGTSKSESVEEPPSIEEIKRREEEI is encoded by the coding sequence ATGAAAATAGCAGATGAATTAAAGGGTAAAGAAGTTATAGATGCAGCTGGAAATAAAGTAGGTGAAATAAGTGATGCAGAATGGAGCCCTCAAACCAACAGGGTTGAATCGCTAATTGTTACAGAAGGAGGGGCTTCTGCTAAACTGGGAATGGGCAAAAAAATAGAGATACCCTACAGCGAAATTAAAACCATAGGCGAAAAAGTGCTCTTAAACGGTACAAGTAAATCTGAAAGTGTAGAAGAACCTCCAAGCATAGAAGAAATCAAAAGAAGGGAAGAAGAAATATAA
- a CDS encoding anaerobic ribonucleoside-triphosphate reductase activating protein: MMIGDIIVSSLEFPGKMSIVIFSGGCILKCPYCHNPELIDNGKSVELDEIIEKIESSIDFIDSVVITGGEALIQYDDVKKILKYCKNQGLKTKLDTNGCFPDKLSELIDLLDYVALDIKAPFDKYEEIIGSDIGDNVKESMEICIDNKIYLECRTTYVPFLMDPQDIIAIAKTITSDIYTIQQFRDKIVLDKKLQGTPVPSRDELREIGKAVKPFLKKVRIKTAEFGNEFIN, from the coding sequence ATGATGATAGGAGATATAATCGTATCCTCTCTGGAATTTCCTGGAAAAATGTCCATCGTTATTTTTTCAGGAGGTTGTATTTTAAAGTGTCCATATTGCCATAATCCTGAACTCATAGACAATGGAAAATCAGTAGAACTTGATGAAATCATTGAAAAAATTGAAAGTTCCATTGATTTTATAGACAGCGTTGTAATAACTGGAGGGGAAGCTCTTATACAGTATGATGATGTGAAAAAAATCTTGAAATACTGTAAAAATCAGGGATTAAAAACTAAACTGGATACCAATGGATGTTTCCCAGATAAACTTTCTGAACTTATAGATCTGCTGGATTATGTAGCTTTAGATATTAAGGCTCCTTTTGATAAGTACGAAGAGATTATAGGATCAGATATAGGGGATAATGTTAAAGAAAGTATGGAAATTTGCATAGATAATAAAATATATCTTGAGTGCAGGACAACTTATGTACCCTTCTTAATGGATCCTCAAGACATAATTGCAATTGCAAAAACTATAACCTCAGATATATATACAATTCAACAATTCAGAGATAAAATTGTATTAGATAAAAAATTACAGGGCACGCCTGTTCCTTCAAGGGATGAACTTAGAGAAATTGGTAAGGCTGTAAAACCATTCTTAAAAAAAGTGAGAATAAAAACAGCAGAATTTGGAAATGAATTTATAAATTAA
- a CDS encoding P-II family nitrogen regulator: protein MKEIIAIIRPEKLENVKAALEAIECRGLTVVDVKGRGRQLGVTESYRGSDYRIDLLPKTRLEIIVKDEEVDEVVDTLVKTAQTGDIGDGKIFISPVEDVVRIRTGERGENAV from the coding sequence ATGAAAGAAATAATTGCAATAATAAGACCAGAAAAATTAGAAAATGTAAAAGCAGCACTTGAAGCAATTGAATGCCGCGGGTTAACAGTTGTAGATGTGAAAGGTCGTGGTAGACAGCTTGGTGTTACAGAAAGCTACAGGGGCAGTGACTACAGGATAGATCTCCTGCCAAAAACAAGGCTTGAAATTATCGTAAAAGATGAAGAAGTGGACGAAGTTGTTGACACCCTGGTTAAAACAGCCCAAACTGGAGATATTGGAGACGGAAAAATCTTTATATCACCAGTTGAAGATGTTGTAAGGATCAGGACTGGAGAAAGGGGAGAAAACGCCGTTTAA
- a CDS encoding gamma carbonic anhydrase family protein — translation MSTVDKSVKTFEGSKIIGNVKIDSESSIWYNAVLRGDIESITIGKYSNVQDNCVVHSSKNYPVELGDYVTVGHAAVLHGCKIEDNCLIGMNATVLNGAKIMKNCIVGAGALVTEGKEFEEGSLILGAPAKAVRKLTDEEIEGIKDHAVRYAQLAK, via the coding sequence ATGAGCACTGTAGATAAAAGTGTTAAGACATTTGAAGGTTCAAAAATAATTGGAAATGTTAAAATCGATTCAGAATCTTCAATATGGTATAATGCTGTTTTAAGAGGAGATATAGAATCCATAACTATTGGAAAATATTCTAATGTTCAGGACAATTGCGTCGTACATTCATCAAAAAATTATCCGGTTGAATTAGGAGATTACGTGACTGTAGGCCACGCTGCAGTTTTACACGGGTGTAAAATCGAAGATAACTGCCTGATTGGAATGAATGCTACTGTTTTAAATGGTGCAAAAATCATGAAAAACTGTATTGTTGGGGCAGGTGCATTAGTTACAGAAGGAAAAGAATTTGAAGAAGGAAGTTTAATCCTGGGCGCTCCTGCAAAGGCGGTCAGAAAGCTTACAGATGAAGAAATAGAAGGTATTAAAGATCATGCTGTAAGATACGCACAATTAGCAAAATAA
- a CDS encoding tetratricopeptide repeat protein — MPILLFGSSHLELITGKKTTTIRKLWKKPLSPGDRLHCYWNLISKERKKLFEAEVTGVEIMEFKDIIKDDDLAREEGFESAAELEAEFRKMYPDDTSDDSLFQIIRFKKYPVDKWEGEKIDEKALITKRADILFDSGRFNDSVMCYTAALRHDPDDVYLLNKRGDNLSRLGKFDEAIKNYDKALENDPENEFIWNNKAIALLNSNKPEEALKCNTKALKINKANSAVLYWRGFILEMLGRFEDALKCYDKILEIEPENPDVWNAKGNILTELERTEEALTAYDKALELCLEESPDASTWNRKGNALLELGRFDEALNCYDEALNLDSKNDIIWSNKGVALMELDEFEKAAECFNRAILINPANEDARVLKDECLENY, encoded by the coding sequence ATGCCTATATTATTATTTGGAAGCAGTCATTTAGAACTTATAACGGGTAAAAAAACTACCACAATAAGGAAACTATGGAAAAAACCACTGTCTCCTGGGGATCGTCTTCACTGTTACTGGAATCTCATATCCAAAGAGCGTAAAAAGCTATTTGAAGCTGAAGTAACCGGTGTAGAGATTATGGAATTTAAAGATATCATTAAAGATGATGATCTTGCAAGAGAAGAAGGTTTTGAAAGTGCTGCAGAGCTGGAAGCAGAATTTAGAAAGATGTATCCTGATGATACAAGCGATGATTCGTTGTTCCAGATAATAAGGTTTAAAAAGTATCCCGTTGATAAATGGGAAGGCGAAAAAATAGATGAAAAAGCTTTGATAACCAAAAGAGCAGATATACTGTTTGATTCAGGAAGATTCAATGATTCTGTAATGTGCTATACCGCAGCTTTAAGACATGACCCTGACGATGTTTATCTTTTAAATAAGAGGGGAGACAATCTGTCACGTTTAGGTAAGTTCGATGAAGCCATCAAAAACTATGATAAAGCATTAGAAAACGATCCTGAGAATGAGTTCATCTGGAACAACAAGGCAATAGCACTTTTAAATTCAAATAAGCCTGAAGAAGCATTAAAGTGCAATACAAAGGCTTTAAAGATAAATAAAGCTAACTCTGCTGTATTGTACTGGAGAGGATTTATTTTAGAGATGCTTGGCAGATTTGAAGATGCTTTAAAATGCTATGATAAGATTCTAGAAATAGAGCCTGAAAATCCTGATGTGTGGAATGCAAAGGGAAATATTTTAACAGAATTAGAAAGAACTGAAGAAGCGCTTACAGCTTATGATAAAGCATTGGAGTTATGCCTTGAAGAATCACCTGATGCATCAACCTGGAACCGTAAAGGTAATGCCCTTTTAGAGCTTGGAAGGTTTGATGAAGCTTTAAATTGTTACGACGAAGCGTTAAATCTAGATTCTAAAAATGATATTATCTGGAGCAATAAAGGTGTGGCCCTTATGGAGCTTGATGAGTTTGAAAAAGCAGCAGAGTGTTTTAACCGGGCTATACTTATAAATCCTGCAAATGAGGATGCCCGTGTTTTAAAGGATGAATGTTTAGAAAATTACTAA
- a CDS encoding P-II family nitrogen regulator, producing the protein MIKILILGASGSGKTTALKHINNHENVSISSFDYGKATIGEDTAYLFSSPGVEGFKFINDIISPDVDGVIIFINNSIGITETDEGIINFIDKHIPYVIFANKQDLNSSNLKIDSNAMVVPTIATEGIGVNDGVRMLLKLVENSVKPDINHEKEYDNTVKSSNDRITKPKREFKDIINDIKLAREKDPQKPDFKEIVKKIKPLRNSEVEKAEICKLKLIMHPIELDNVKKALEDYGFSNITITEVGHLNNESVSKETYRASRYDINIPQRIQLSMVMKREDVKYVLQAIEPIKTKDIMDEMFISPVENVIRIRTEEHGEEAIE; encoded by the coding sequence ATGATAAAAATCCTGATTTTAGGAGCTTCAGGTTCTGGAAAAACAACTGCTTTGAAGCATATAAACAACCATGAAAATGTATCTATTTCATCATTTGACTATGGAAAAGCAACTATTGGTGAAGATACAGCTTATCTTTTTAGTTCTCCAGGTGTAGAAGGATTCAAATTTATAAATGACATAATATCCCCTGATGTTGATGGAGTTATAATATTTATAAATAATTCAATAGGTATTACTGAAACAGATGAAGGAATAATCAATTTTATAGATAAACACATTCCTTATGTTATATTTGCAAATAAACAGGATTTAAATAGTTCCAATTTAAAAATTGATTCAAATGCAATGGTTGTACCCACAATTGCAACAGAAGGAATTGGAGTAAATGACGGCGTGAGAATGCTGCTCAAATTAGTGGAAAATAGTGTAAAACCGGATATAAACCACGAAAAAGAATATGATAATACAGTTAAATCAAGTAATGACAGGATTACAAAACCCAAAAGAGAATTCAAAGATATAATCAATGATATCAAATTAGCGCGTGAAAAAGATCCACAAAAGCCTGATTTCAAAGAGATAGTTAAAAAAATTAAACCTTTACGTAATAGCGAAGTTGAAAAAGCAGAAATTTGTAAATTAAAATTAATAATGCACCCCATAGAACTTGATAATGTAAAAAAAGCACTGGAAGACTATGGATTTTCTAATATAACCATAACTGAAGTTGGTCACCTTAACAATGAATCCGTATCTAAAGAAACATATAGAGCCAGCAGGTATGATATAAATATCCCTCAAAGAATACAACTAAGCATGGTAATGAAACGAGAAGATGTTAAATATGTACTTCAAGCTATAGAACCTATTAAAACAAAAGATATCATGGACGAAATGTTTATATCTCCTGTAGAAAATGTGATAAGAATTAGAACTGAAGAACACGGCGAAGAAGCAATTGAATAA